DNA from Bradyrhizobium japonicum USDA 6:
CGTATTTCAGGATCCCCTTGGAAATATTGTTTGCGGCATACATTGCCATCATTTCACCAGACATCACGATGTAGATCTCCTGCGCCTTGTTTTCGCGGATTGGCATCGCAAAGCCACCGCAAACAACGTCGCCAAGCACATCGTAAGAAACATAGTCAATGTTCTCGTAGGCTCCGTTCTCTTCAAGAAAATTGATCGAGGTGATGACACCGCGGCCGGCGCAGCCGACACCTGGCTCAGGGCCACCGGACTCAACGCAGCGAATGTCCTGGTAGCCAACCTTCATTACGTCCTCGAGCTCTAGATCCTCCACGCTGCCGGCGCTCGCGGCAAGACTCAAAATCGTGTCTTGAGCCTTGGCGTGCAGAATAAGGCGAGTCGAGTCCGCTTTCGGATCGCACCCTACAATCAGGATCTTCTGACCCATCTCTGCCAGCGCCGCTAGCGTGTTCTGCGAAGTGGTGGACTTGCCGATTCCGCCCTTCCCGTAGAAGGCGATTTGTCTTAGTGAAGCCATGCTGCTCTCCATCAACCGATTTGCCAAACGTTGCGCGCTTCTTTTGCGAGCTTTGCTTCCCTCGCAGAAGCGGGGGCACACGGGTTCAAGGGAAGGAGCGCATCGCTCGCCTTACACGTCGGCGTGCACTCAGCCCTCACTCAGTGTTGCTGCCGCTTATCAGCAACAGCCGTGCCAAGGTCTAACCCGGCACCTTAAGCTTCTGATTACGTTTCCAAAAGCAACCAGCCGGCGCGCGATCGTAGGCTGTTTTGGATCTGACAAGATCTGCCCGGCTGTCAGACAACGAACAAACAATCGCAAACATGAACGCCAACAGCCAAATAGGCTGACTTAGCCGATGCCGCCATTGTGGAACAGAACTTGCTGCCGCTCGCGCAAGCTCAGCCATGTGAGGAGTAAAGATGCCGGACGGAGTCAAAATGAGACGGGCCAGCGGCTTTGCAAATTCGCTGAGGGCGCACCATGCGCTGATATTGACGTTGACTGTCAAGAACTTCGAATGGCTCCCGGGAAGCAGCAGCCCTGTGCTATTCGCCCAGCATAGCACGCCTACATAGGTACGCCGTGGCTACAATCATCTTTTATCAGAAGCCCGGCTGCGCCACGAACGCGCGTCAGATTCAAGCGCTAAAGTCCGCCGGTCATGACGTGGTCGTCCAGGACATCTTGAAGGAGCCATGGCATGCGGACGAATTGCGCAGCTTCTTTCGCAATATGCCCGTCGGCTCCTGGTTCAACCGAGCCGCGCCTCGTGTCAAGTCGGGCGAAGTCAATCTCGATTCTATCGACGCGGCGAGCGCACTCGCATTGATGGTGAGTGATCCACTCCTGATACGACGACCGTTGATCGACTTAGACGGAATACGATGTGCCGGGCTCGATCGCGAGCCCGCGCTGTCGCTGCTTGGCCACCAGACGCAGGAGCATCTCCAGGGATGCCTGCACCAAGCAACTCGCACGCGCTGCCCGAAGATGGGATCAAGCGAATGAGCCTGTTCCGGACGATCACACCAGAAGAATGACGTTCTCGACTTGCGGCTTGCTTGGCGCGAGTATTTCCTTTAGCAAAACGTGTTTCGCAGCTGTGATCCTGATGCAACTGAGCGGCACGATCGCTCCCATATTTGATTGGTATCAAATCTTTCGCCGTTCCTTATGTGTGACAGAGACCTTGCGCGGCTTCTCGCGCGACTTTTGGAATGGAGAATTCGATGAGAGCAAGAACAGTCCTGGCAACTGTATCGGTCTTCGCGCTAGCGACCTCGTTGGCCAGCAACTCGGTACGTGGTGCTGATCTGGGTCCGGCGCCGGTCTACTATAAAGCTCCCCCTATTGAACCCCGCAACCCGTGGATGATCCGCCTGCGCGTGCTTGGCGTTTTGCCGGATACCGCAGGCAGTTCCGTCAACGTTCCAGGGACGCCGTTGCTGTCATCACCCAACTCTGGGCTTTCGATCAGCGATCAAGCTATACCAGAGCTCGACATCACCTATTTCTTCACAGCTAACTTAGCCGCCGAACTCATTCTCGGCGTGACCAGCCATCACGTCAGCGGCAATGGCGCGCTCACAGGGCTCGATATCGGCAAAGCCTGGCTCTTGCCTCCTACACTGACCCTGCAATATCACTTCACCGATTTTGGGCCGCTTAAGCCCTATGTCGGCGCGGGCATCAACTACACTGTATTCTTCAACCAATCGGCAGCCAATACTTCGCTCGCCGGGCTTTCCGTCACGGATCTAAACATCAAAAACCAATTCGGCGCGGCAGTCCAATTCGGTTTCGATTACATGCTCGATCGCCACTGGGGCCTCAACTTTGACGTTAAAAAGCTGTGGCTGCGGCCGGAGTACTCGGCCACCTTAAACAATGCGATTGCCGTTACGGGCCGCGCCCATATTGATCCATGGCTCGTCAGCGGCGGCGTCGCTTACAAGTTCTGACGTTAGAGCAGAGCCAGAGTGGAGAGGCCGTTTGATAAACTCGGATCCCAGCAGGATCATCGAGCTCGTCTCCTACTCTCGCCGGACTGACACGGAAAGCCGGCTGACGCGCCATCGACGCGTCAGCTCGCAAGAGAGGGAACCGCTGGCGTTGCTCGCGCTGCAAGTTACGAATCGCGCAGCACGTGAGTAACATTACACAAACGTCGACTCAGAATATGATCATACGTCTGTTTCGCCACGCTTAAGACCGAAGCCATTTTCCCATTTGCCTGATAAGAAGGCGATACGCCGCTGACAGCCTAATCTTGGCCGCGAAGTGCCCGGTTAATCTCAGACGATCCGCCCCCCAACGTCGAGCCGACCATGCTAGCTAACCCGGCAAGCGGCCGCCAAGCGACGCCTCTAGCTTCGCTTGAGCACTATCACAAGCCGGTCGACACGTTGGCCGTGCTTGAGGTGGGATATGACGATCTCGTCGACATCCTCAGGCGTGGTCGCGCGATACCAGACTCCGTCGGGATAGACAACCAGCAAAGGACCAGAGTTACAAAAGCCAAGGCAGCCCGCAGTCGCGAAGCCAATATCGTCGAGGCCTTGCGCTTCGATCGCCTTGCCCATTCGATCCCACAGAGCTTGCGCGCCGGAGGCGCCACAACTGCCGTGGGGATGGTTTGGCGGACGCTGCGTGTTGCACGCAAAGACATGGTGCCTATAGAGTTGAGGGAGATGAAATTCTTTTTCTGAGTTCACGCGCCTATCCTCTGATAGTGAATTTCAGCTGTCGGGATGAGATGTGAGCGCATAGCCGCCCGCAATGTCCAACGATGACCGTCCATTGGCGCATGGACACCTGCTGACACCAACTCCCGCTTGCGAAGGCAGTCGGAATGGTCGGGCGCCTTACTCGCTGTCGTCGCTGAGATGAGCGATAGGCACCTTCACGTCCGAAGGTCGCCTGCTGATCAATGACAACCTCTTCTCCCGGCATCGAGACCTCTCATTCATGCAACAATCCCCCCGATCAACTTTCTCGAAGAGCAAGTTGCACACCAAATGCGTCATAGCGCGCCTCACAATTGAGGGAAGTTGCGGCAATGCCGACGTTCTCGCCGCTATCAGCGATTGAATGCCCATGGCCTCGCTCAGAACAATAATGTCGGCCGGAGAGACGGCGTCGCCCTCGATCTGTTCACTCATCAAATCGCGGTTACCGGTTCGCTCAACCCGGCCCCGTCGTTTCCTGCTTTAAGGTATCGACAGCAGTTCGGCTCAACCGGAATACCCCGCGGCCACGAGCGAGCGGCTGATAAGCCGAGCTGGCACGGGTGTTGAGGACATCGAACCACCCGTTCGGAGTGAGCTTCCCTGGACGCTGGCCGATTTGTATCACCCGCCCATTCGGGGCGAAGCGGACGTGGATGATGATTTGTTACAAGCTCATACCGATTCCTTATTTTGGCCGCTTACGATCACGAGCTGACACCCGACAAGCTCGACTGTAATGTGGTCGATTTCGAATATCTTAGCGGGACTCCTTCACGTGATTGCAGATGCGCGTCGTAGCACTGCTCGACCATGCGACACCACTCCAAGACATCATCGGTAGGCTTGCACAGCACTGCGCCGTATTCGGCCGGCTCATTGCTCACGGCCCAACATTCCTTTGGCCAATGCGATCCCGGTCGCCCGCGTTGAGTGTCGAACTCACGCATCACGCCCCGCCCGCGGCGCAGCTGGACAAAGGGACCCATGCCGTCGCTATCGGCAGCAAGCAGCCGTTCGATCTCGATCAATTCCTCGGTCGTGATCGCCATCGTCGTTCTTCTATCCTCGGGGACGGTGGTCCTTCATTGCCAGAACAGGCGCTCAGGATCCGCATTCAATTCGTCGATTGCAGGGATCAAGCGATGATAGAGGCTGTAAAATTCCCAGACTCCCCCCGCATGATTTTTGCGAAACAGCTTCCAGATCCCGGTCACGCCATCATAAAGGATCAGCGCGACATCGA
Protein-coding regions in this window:
- the nifH gene encoding nitrogenase iron protein, which translates into the protein MASLRQIAFYGKGGIGKSTTSQNTLAALAEMGQKILIVGCDPKADSTRLILHAKAQDTILSLAASAGSVEDLELEDVMKVGYQDIRCVESGGPEPGVGCAGRGVITSINFLEENGAYENIDYVSYDVLGDVVCGGFAMPIRENKAQEIYIVMSGEMMAMYAANNISKGILKYANSGGVRLGGLICNERQTDKELELAEALAKKLGTQLIYFVPRDNVVQHAELRRMTVLEYAPDSKQADHYRKLAAKVHNNGGKGIIPTPISMDELEDMLMEHGIIKAVDESIIGKTAAELAAS
- a CDS encoding ArsC/Spx/MgsR family protein, with the translated sequence MATIIFYQKPGCATNARQIQALKSAGHDVVVQDILKEPWHADELRSFFRNMPVGSWFNRAAPRVKSGEVNLDSIDAASALALMVSDPLLIRRPLIDLDGIRCAGLDREPALSLLGHQTQEHLQGCLHQATRTRCPKMGSSE
- a CDS encoding OmpW/AlkL family protein; translation: MENSMRARTVLATVSVFALATSLASNSVRGADLGPAPVYYKAPPIEPRNPWMIRLRVLGVLPDTAGSSVNVPGTPLLSSPNSGLSISDQAIPELDITYFFTANLAAELILGVTSHHVSGNGALTGLDIGKAWLLPPTLTLQYHFTDFGPLKPYVGAGINYTVFFNQSAANTSLAGLSVTDLNIKNQFGAAVQFGFDYMLDRHWGLNFDVKKLWLRPEYSATLNNAIAVTGRAHIDPWLVSGGVAYKF
- a CDS encoding (2Fe-2S) ferredoxin domain-containing protein — translated: MNSEKEFHLPQLYRHHVFACNTQRPPNHPHGSCGASGAQALWDRMGKAIEAQGLDDIGFATAGCLGFCNSGPLLVVYPDGVWYRATTPEDVDEIVISHLKHGQRVDRLVIVLKRS